A genomic region of Brachyspira pilosicoli contains the following coding sequences:
- a CDS encoding ABC transporter substrate-binding protein, producing the protein MKRYFNLFLLTLFSITLFSCSGGTNKENKTQPAELPAIDENTETELIVWGWNVAAKALEETAKTFNEKYPKIKITVQEFGGAGQLYEKAGVVLSSGQGVPDIMQLESDYVQTYAENYPQYFLDLKSLAPADIDSKVDPSKVSTSYDTEGKLVAIAWDSGPVVLFYRADLFKEAGIDPNSIETYDDYIAAGKKFQEKFPNMKFFGNMYVQDDGVWRNMMVQNNTYYLNKNGEITISSPKTIEATKVLRSFADENIMINTVNWDGSIRANKSGEIATYLSGAWWAGTIKDQMPEMKGKWAIMKMPAYTKGGVRASSHGGSTLTITASDPVKQAAAWAFVEHSLLNVDNQILMYKNYGLFPSYLPVYDDPRFQEADEYFGEGFNQMLGEITKEIPAAIYTSSDYSEIRNICVGAYEAILNNNANIEETLQNAAQQISSSTGRKIAK; encoded by the coding sequence ATGAAACGTTATTTCAATTTGTTTCTGCTCACTTTATTTTCGATAACTTTATTTTCATGTTCAGGAGGGACAAACAAAGAAAATAAAACTCAACCTGCAGAATTGCCTGCTATAGATGAAAATACTGAAACAGAACTTATAGTATGGGGTTGGAATGTTGCTGCTAAAGCATTAGAAGAAACTGCAAAAACATTCAATGAAAAATATCCAAAAATAAAAATTACAGTACAAGAATTTGGCGGTGCTGGTCAATTATATGAAAAAGCTGGGGTTGTACTTTCTTCTGGTCAAGGTGTTCCTGATATAATGCAATTAGAAAGTGATTATGTACAAACTTATGCCGAAAACTATCCTCAATATTTCTTAGATTTAAAATCATTGGCCCCTGCTGATATAGATAGTAAAGTAGATCCTTCTAAAGTATCTACAAGTTACGATACTGAAGGAAAATTAGTAGCTATAGCTTGGGATTCTGGTCCTGTAGTACTATTCTATAGAGCTGATTTATTCAAAGAAGCAGGAATAGACCCTAATTCTATAGAAACTTATGATGATTATATTGCTGCTGGTAAAAAATTCCAAGAAAAATTTCCTAATATGAAGTTTTTTGGAAATATGTATGTACAAGATGATGGAGTTTGGAGAAATATGATGGTTCAAAATAATACTTATTATCTAAATAAAAATGGTGAAATAACCATATCATCTCCAAAAACAATAGAAGCCACAAAAGTGTTAAGAAGTTTCGCTGATGAAAATATAATGATAAATACTGTTAATTGGGACGGTTCTATAAGAGCCAACAAAAGCGGAGAAATAGCTACTTATTTATCAGGAGCTTGGTGGGCTGGTACTATAAAAGATCAAATGCCTGAAATGAAAGGTAAATGGGCTATTATGAAAATGCCTGCTTATACTAAAGGAGGTGTTAGAGCTTCTTCTCATGGAGGTTCTACTTTAACTATAACTGCTTCAGACCCTGTTAAACAAGCTGCTGCTTGGGCTTTTGTAGAACATTCTTTATTAAATGTTGATAATCAAATATTAATGTATAAAAATTATGGATTATTTCCATCTTACTTACCTGTTTATGATGACCCTAGATTCCAAGAAGCAGATGAATATTTTGGAGAAGGTTTTAATCAAATGTTAGGGGAAATAACTAAAGAAATACCTGCTGCTATATACACTTCTTCTGATTATTCTGAAATCAGAAATATTTGCGTAGGAGCTTATGAAGCTATTTTAAATAATAACGCTAATATAGAAGAAACTTTACAAAATGCCGCTCAGCAAATAAGCAGTTCAACTGGAAGAAAAATAGCTAAATAG
- a CDS encoding NAD(P)/FAD-dependent oxidoreductase, producing MKHKYPNLCKPITIAGVTFQNRMFSAPMGGTDITNDGCIGPKSTAFYELRAKGGAGSVTVSECMVHPETDGSHAYHLDTKILNSLAAATYSADAIRRHGSIASLELSHSGMYAGTYMTDKNKKKSMAQWGPSDTVRPDGVEVKSLTKEMIKEIVDAYGNVAALAKRAGFEMLLIHGGHGWLLNQFLSPYFNKRKDEYGGSLENRCRLSIEVLIAVRRAVGEKFPIEFRLSGSELFDGGYDLDEGIEIAKIISPYLDLLHVSAGTYQRGFGHTTPSMFSAHGCNVYLAEAIKKHVSVPVSTIGALNSPEQMEEIIASGKADIVYMARALLADHELPRKVMENRDEEIVHCLRCFTCMAERATTATRRCTVNPLIGRELDGVEVMPARESKKVLVAGAGPGGLYAAYTAARRGHKVILCEKEAEIGGILKSEQAIPFKKEMYDLSNTYALLAKKAGVEIRTDTEVTKELVEKENPYALIIAVGSTPLVPPIRGLDGDNVVIVNNYYKEKDKVTDNVVVFGGGLAGCECAIHLGMEGKKVHLVEMRDELAPDANIRHRPLLLKEVDKYVTVHTGYKGIEVRKDGILCVDKENKEVLVEGTTVICALGQKSCTDTVEKLRDSAPFVRVIGDASKVATITNAVYWGYHAALDI from the coding sequence ATGAAACATAAATATCCTAATCTATGTAAGCCTATAACTATAGCAGGTGTTACATTTCAAAATAGAATGTTTTCAGCTCCAATGGGGGGAACTGATATAACTAATGATGGTTGTATAGGGCCTAAATCTACTGCATTTTATGAATTAAGAGCAAAAGGCGGTGCTGGTTCTGTTACAGTAAGTGAATGTATGGTTCATCCTGAAACAGACGGCTCTCATGCTTATCATTTAGATACAAAAATATTGAACTCTCTTGCTGCTGCTACTTATAGCGCTGATGCTATACGCAGACATGGTTCAATAGCAAGTTTAGAATTATCTCATTCTGGTATGTATGCTGGAACATATATGACAGACAAAAACAAAAAGAAAAGTATGGCTCAATGGGGGCCTTCTGATACAGTTCGTCCTGACGGTGTAGAAGTAAAATCATTAACAAAAGAAATGATTAAAGAAATAGTTGATGCTTATGGCAATGTTGCTGCACTTGCTAAAAGAGCTGGTTTTGAAATGCTTTTAATACATGGCGGTCATGGTTGGTTATTAAATCAATTTTTATCTCCATATTTTAACAAAAGAAAAGATGAATACGGAGGAAGTTTAGAAAATAGGTGTCGCTTGTCAATAGAAGTATTAATAGCTGTTCGTAGAGCTGTTGGAGAAAAATTTCCAATAGAGTTTAGATTAAGCGGTTCTGAATTATTTGACGGAGGTTATGATTTAGACGAGGGAATAGAAATAGCCAAGATAATATCTCCTTATTTAGATTTACTTCATGTTTCTGCAGGTACTTATCAAAGAGGTTTTGGGCACACTACCCCTTCTATGTTTAGTGCACATGGATGTAATGTATATTTAGCAGAAGCCATAAAAAAACATGTTTCCGTACCTGTATCTACAATAGGGGCTTTAAATAGTCCTGAACAGATGGAAGAGATTATTGCTTCTGGAAAAGCTGATATTGTATATATGGCTCGTGCTTTGCTTGCTGACCATGAACTTCCTAGAAAAGTGATGGAAAACAGAGATGAAGAGATAGTACATTGTTTAAGATGTTTTACTTGTATGGCTGAACGTGCTACTACTGCTACAAGAAGATGTACTGTTAATCCTCTAATAGGAAGAGAGCTTGATGGAGTTGAGGTTATGCCTGCAAGAGAAAGCAAAAAAGTTTTGGTTGCAGGTGCTGGTCCCGGAGGATTATATGCTGCTTACACTGCTGCGAGAAGAGGACATAAGGTTATATTATGCGAGAAAGAAGCAGAAATTGGCGGTATATTAAAAAGTGAGCAGGCTATTCCTTTCAAAAAAGAGATGTATGATTTATCTAATACCTATGCATTGCTTGCCAAAAAAGCTGGCGTAGAAATCCGCACAGATACAGAAGTAACAAAAGAGTTAGTTGAAAAAGAAAATCCTTATGCATTAATAATTGCAGTAGGTTCTACTCCTTTAGTGCCGCCTATAAGAGGTTTAGATGGTGACAATGTTGTGATAGTTAACAACTACTATAAAGAAAAAGATAAAGTAACTGATAATGTAGTAGTATTTGGAGGCGGATTGGCAGGATGTGAATGTGCTATACATTTAGGAATGGAAGGCAAAAAAGTGCATCTTGTAGAAATGAGAGATGAGCTTGCTCCTGATGCTAATATAAGACATAGACCTTTACTTTTAAAAGAAGTCGATAAATATGTTACAGTCCATACTGGATACAAAGGTATAGAAGTGAGAAAAGACGGAATATTATGTGTTGATAAAGAAAATAAAGAAGTATTAGTTGAAGGCACTACTGTTATATGTGCTTTAGGACAAAAATCTTGCACTGATACTGTTGAAAAGTTAAGAGACTCTGCTCCTTTTGTAAGAGTGATTGGTGATGCTTCAAAAGTTGCAACAATAACAAATGCTGTTTATTGGGGATATCATGCTGCTTTAGACATATAA
- the uvrA gene encoding excinuclease ABC subunit UvrA produces MSNNSIEIRGAKEHNLKNISLSIPHKTLTTLTGVSGSGKSSLAFDTIFKEGQRRYLESLSAYARQFLGVMAKADVEHIEGLSPTISIDQKSVNKNPRSTVGTVTEIYDFFRLLFARLGVPYCSKCGHKISKQSEDQIAQSVLREFAEKRILVLAPIVRDRKGEYRKEIEEVKLAGYPRIRIDNIVYKFDEDEIPELKRYEKHTLEIVIDRIKVEDKYLSRITDDIERAIRITKGLVAFYEEHEKSEKALEIQTAENAEENTKTKKKKIKMSKQFEIDKYYKLYTTERSCANCGHSIADIEPNLFSFNNPMGACTVCGGLGVEHIFTEKHIVRDENLSIYDGALSCFVDRHIGFDAEYGTDELEVIAKTYKIDLKKPWKDLTKTEKKYLLYGTDKEVKWRKRYWYHSKLVEERVPGILDRLKYDYETYKMNYYANFMDEVECPKCKGKRINEDALSVKFNGKTIADFSSMTIEDLYDYFTKLKLKPNEEVIGAPIVKEIIYRLTFLVKVGLTYLTVERSSPTLSGGESQRIRLASQIGSGLEGVLYVLDEPSIGLHQSDNKKLIESLKTLRDKNNTVIVVEHDKETMEESDYLIDIGPNAGVNGGEVVGIGDYEEFIKSDKSYTAKYLRGDDDIEIPKQRREGNGKFLKVIGANQFNLKNIDVQFPLGVFIVVTGLSGSGKSTLVENILMRALHNHFYGKTLTPGSHERIEGLENIDKVIEVDQSPIGRTPRSNPATYTKVLSPIRDLFAATKLAKMRGYDKGRFSFNVKTGRCPTCEGAGVIELEMQFLSNVLVPCEECGGKRFNAETLDVKYKDKTIYDVLEMSVSEAITFFDGITSITRILKIMEDIGLGYIKLGQPSTTLSGGEAQRIKLASELHKISTGNTLYILDEPTTGLHFEDIKKLLKALDGLVEKGNTVLVVEHNLDVIKCADYIIDMGPLSGDKGGRVVAEGKPEDIIKVKESLTAKELKEILKPSKKKKENIKTEEAKKEENTSLIIKGANKHNLKNISLTLPKNQINVITGVSGSGKTSLAFDTIFKEGQRRFVESLSTYARRFLGRFEDANVDKIEGLAPAIAIDQKNVSRNPRSTVATVTEIYDYFRLIFARLAKPHCPHCSDKNTLKAETPSILATEIVDTMDLHKLVIISPLYHSSFNHRFTFNDNDAKDIKKIIEKTREAGYVRMQINNNDYVIDDITEEDITALSKEEIYSVGIVIDRIVVGKDKRARIADALEKAMDLSNGVAHIKATQGIIVKESFHTKFPACLLHGILFDFEVTPRHFSFNSHWGYCDECKGLGSKPTFSIDLAIKDSTKPLFDGALDTAIHNMFSTPGKYYTDSLMRFLKRNGITKKDLYETPFNELDKKIIDTFFFGGDYSVGNVITQWHSNNDVTSEDYSEWKDKSLGKFFIDEECDSCHGERLNEIIRSYTIQNKNISQVCAMTVEEAINFFDELPNLLTERENTISKEAIKEIRTRLSFLDKVGLGYLFLSRKYATLSGGEAQRIRLASQLGSKLTGVLYVLDEPTVGLHPRDTNHLLDTLKELRDLKNTLVIVEHDRDTMKAADNIIDMGPFAGAFGGEVVFQGKYDDILKDNNSLTGNYLSERKKVFEKTAVRNEETECIKLKNVSTNNLKNIDVDIPLKKIVVVTGVSGSGKSSLIIDTLYPALKKRRLNQYSKFESVEIPEIVSDTILVDQISIVGSIRSTLVSYSKVFDKIRNIFAKTPTAKAKAFAAGRFSYNGKEGRCNICEGKGIRKIAMHFLSDMEIVCEACGGKRYNDETLSVRFKSLNIAEVLELTVDEAIEFFDFDKSIVKTLSIMSEVGLGYIKLSQRLDTFSGGELQRLKLATELAKKQGDEHIVYILDEPTTGLHFDDVNKLLIALNKLVEKGHSVIIIEHNPDVIKAADYIIDLGLEGGTNGGEIIAKGTVEEILEMKKGYTWKYI; encoded by the coding sequence ATGTCTAACAATTCTATAGAGATAAGAGGTGCTAAAGAGCATAACCTTAAAAATATATCACTTTCAATACCTCATAAAACTTTAACTACTTTAACAGGAGTATCAGGAAGCGGAAAAAGTTCACTTGCATTCGATACTATTTTTAAAGAGGGACAGAGAAGATATTTAGAATCATTATCAGCTTATGCAAGACAGTTTTTAGGCGTTATGGCTAAGGCTGATGTTGAACATATTGAAGGACTATCTCCTACTATTTCTATAGACCAAAAAAGCGTAAATAAAAACCCCCGCTCTACTGTTGGCACTGTTACAGAGATTTATGACTTTTTTAGATTATTATTTGCAAGACTTGGAGTACCATATTGCTCTAAATGCGGACATAAAATCTCTAAACAAAGTGAAGACCAAATTGCACAAAGTGTTTTAAGAGAGTTTGCAGAGAAAAGAATTCTTGTTCTTGCCCCTATTGTAAGAGATAGAAAGGGAGAGTATAGAAAAGAAATTGAAGAAGTTAAACTTGCAGGATACCCTAGAATAAGAATAGATAATATTGTTTATAAATTTGATGAAGATGAAATTCCAGAACTTAAAAGATATGAGAAACATACTTTAGAAATAGTAATTGACAGAATAAAAGTTGAAGATAAATATTTGTCAAGAATAACTGATGATATTGAAAGAGCAATAAGAATAACAAAAGGCTTAGTAGCATTCTATGAAGAGCATGAAAAAAGTGAAAAAGCATTAGAAATACAAACTGCAGAGAATGCTGAAGAAAATACAAAAACAAAAAAGAAAAAAATAAAAATGAGTAAGCAGTTTGAAATAGATAAATATTACAAGCTCTATACTACTGAAAGGTCTTGTGCAAACTGCGGACACTCTATTGCTGATATTGAGCCTAATTTATTTTCATTTAATAACCCTATGGGAGCCTGTACTGTTTGCGGAGGACTTGGAGTTGAACATATATTTACAGAAAAGCATATTGTAAGAGATGAAAATTTAAGCATTTATGATGGGGCTTTATCCTGTTTTGTAGATAGGCATATTGGTTTTGATGCTGAATATGGCACTGATGAATTAGAAGTAATTGCTAAAACTTATAAAATAGATTTAAAAAAACCTTGGAAAGATTTAACTAAAACAGAAAAGAAATATTTACTTTACGGCACTGATAAAGAAGTTAAATGGAGAAAAAGATATTGGTATCATAGTAAACTTGTAGAAGAGAGAGTTCCCGGAATTTTAGACAGATTAAAATACGACTACGAAACTTATAAAATGAATTATTATGCTAATTTTATGGACGAAGTTGAATGTCCTAAATGTAAGGGTAAAAGAATTAATGAAGATGCTTTATCAGTAAAGTTTAACGGAAAAACTATAGCCGATTTCTCTTCAATGACTATAGAAGATTTATATGATTATTTTACCAAATTAAAATTGAAGCCAAATGAAGAGGTGATTGGTGCTCCTATAGTAAAAGAAATAATTTATAGATTAACATTTTTGGTAAAAGTTGGACTTACTTATTTAACAGTAGAGCGTTCCTCACCTACTCTTTCGGGTGGAGAATCTCAAAGAATAAGATTAGCATCACAAATAGGAAGCGGACTTGAAGGTGTATTATATGTACTTGATGAGCCTTCAATAGGACTTCATCAATCAGACAATAAAAAATTAATTGAATCATTAAAAACATTAAGAGATAAAAATAATACAGTTATAGTTGTAGAACATGATAAAGAAACTATGGAGGAGTCAGATTATTTAATTGATATAGGTCCTAATGCAGGAGTCAATGGAGGGGAAGTTGTAGGTATTGGAGATTATGAAGAGTTTATAAAATCTGATAAATCATACACTGCAAAATATTTACGCGGTGATGATGATATAGAAATACCAAAACAAAGACGCGAAGGAAACGGAAAGTTTTTAAAAGTAATTGGAGCTAATCAATTTAATCTTAAGAATATAGATGTTCAATTTCCATTAGGTGTATTTATTGTAGTTACAGGACTTTCTGGAAGCGGTAAATCTACTTTAGTTGAAAATATTTTAATGCGTGCATTGCATAATCATTTTTATGGTAAGACTTTAACTCCAGGAAGTCATGAAAGAATAGAAGGTCTTGAAAATATTGATAAGGTTATAGAAGTTGATCAATCTCCTATAGGAAGAACACCAAGAAGCAACCCTGCAACATACACAAAAGTTTTATCGCCTATAAGAGATTTATTTGCAGCTACTAAACTTGCTAAAATGAGGGGATACGATAAAGGAAGATTTTCATTCAATGTAAAAACCGGAAGATGTCCTACTTGCGAAGGTGCTGGAGTTATAGAATTAGAAATGCAGTTTCTTTCTAATGTATTAGTGCCTTGTGAGGAATGCGGCGGAAAGAGATTTAATGCAGAAACTTTAGATGTTAAATATAAAGACAAAACTATTTATGATGTTCTTGAGATGAGTGTATCAGAGGCGATTACATTTTTTGACGGTATAACTTCTATTACAAGAATATTAAAAATAATGGAAGATATAGGACTTGGATATATTAAATTAGGTCAGCCTTCCACTACACTTTCAGGAGGAGAAGCTCAGAGAATAAAACTTGCAAGTGAGCTTCATAAAATATCTACAGGAAACACTTTATATATATTAGATGAGCCTACTACAGGACTTCATTTCGAGGATATAAAGAAATTATTAAAAGCATTGGATGGACTTGTTGAGAAAGGCAACACTGTTTTAGTTGTAGAGCATAATTTGGATGTTATTAAATGTGCTGATTATATTATAGATATGGGACCTTTAAGCGGTGATAAGGGCGGAAGAGTTGTTGCTGAGGGTAAGCCTGAAGACATAATAAAAGTAAAAGAATCTCTCACTGCAAAAGAACTTAAAGAAATATTAAAGCCTTCAAAAAAGAAAAAAGAAAATATCAAAACAGAAGAGGCAAAAAAAGAAGAAAATACTTCATTAATAATAAAAGGTGCTAATAAACATAATCTAAAAAATATAAGTTTAACACTTCCTAAAAACCAAATCAACGTTATAACAGGAGTATCAGGAAGCGGAAAAACTTCTCTTGCATTCGACACCATATTTAAAGAAGGTCAAAGAAGATTTGTTGAATCACTTTCTACTTATGCAAGAAGATTTTTAGGAAGATTTGAAGATGCTAATGTTGACAAAATAGAAGGCTTAGCACCAGCAATTGCAATAGACCAAAAAAATGTAAGCAGAAACCCTCGCTCTACTGTAGCAACTGTTACAGAGATTTATGATTATTTTAGATTAATTTTTGCAAGACTTGCTAAACCACATTGCCCTCATTGCTCTGATAAAAACACTCTAAAAGCTGAAACTCCTTCAATACTTGCTACTGAAATTGTTGACACTATGGACTTGCATAAACTTGTTATAATTTCTCCTCTATATCATAGTTCATTTAATCATAGATTTACTTTTAATGATAATGATGCAAAAGATATTAAAAAGATTATAGAAAAAACAAGAGAAGCAGGATATGTAAGAATGCAGATTAACAACAATGACTATGTTATAGATGATATTACTGAAGAAGATATTACTGCATTATCAAAAGAAGAAATATATTCTGTGGGTATAGTAATAGATAGAATTGTTGTTGGAAAAGATAAAAGAGCAAGGATTGCAGATGCCCTTGAAAAAGCAATGGATTTATCAAACGGAGTAGCACATATAAAAGCAACTCAAGGAATAATCGTAAAAGAAAGTTTCCATACAAAATTCCCAGCATGCTTGCTTCATGGAATATTATTTGATTTTGAAGTTACACCAAGACATTTTTCATTTAATTCGCATTGGGGATATTGCGATGAATGTAAAGGGCTTGGAAGCAAACCTACATTTAGTATAGATTTAGCAATAAAAGACAGCACAAAACCTTTATTTGACGGGGCATTAGACACTGCTATTCATAATATGTTTTCTACTCCGGGAAAATATTATACAGATTCTTTAATGAGATTTTTAAAAAGAAACGGCATAACAAAAAAAGATTTATATGAAACTCCTTTCAATGAACTAGACAAAAAAATTATTGATACATTCTTTTTTGGAGGAGATTATTCTGTAGGAAATGTTATAACTCAGTGGCATTCTAATAATGATGTTACAAGTGAAGATTACTCAGAGTGGAAAGATAAATCCCTCGGCAAATTCTTTATTGATGAAGAATGTGATTCTTGTCATGGAGAAAGACTAAACGAAATAATAAGGTCCTACACCATACAAAATAAAAACATAAGCCAAGTATGTGCAATGACCGTAGAAGAAGCTATTAATTTCTTTGATGAACTTCCAAATCTTTTGACAGAAAGAGAAAACACTATATCAAAAGAAGCAATAAAAGAGATTAGAACAAGATTAAGTTTCTTAGATAAAGTGGGGCTTGGATATTTATTTTTGAGCAGAAAATATGCAACTCTTTCAGGAGGAGAAGCACAGAGAATAAGGCTTGCTAGTCAGTTAGGCTCTAAACTTACAGGAGTTCTTTATGTATTAGATGAGCCTACTGTAGGGCTTCACCCAAGAGATACTAATCATTTGCTTGATACTTTAAAAGAATTAAGAGATTTAAAAAACACTCTTGTAATAGTAGAGCATGACAGAGATACTATGAAAGCTGCTGACAATATTATAGATATGGGTCCTTTCGCTGGTGCTTTTGGGGGTGAAGTAGTTTTTCAAGGTAAATACGATGATATATTAAAAGATAACAATTCACTTACAGGAAATTATTTAAGCGAGAGAAAAAAAGTATTTGAAAAAACTGCTGTAAGAAATGAAGAGACTGAATGCATAAAATTAAAAAATGTTTCAACAAACAATTTAAAAAATATAGATGTTGATATACCACTTAAAAAAATAGTAGTGGTTACTGGAGTGTCTGGAAGCGGTAAGTCATCATTAATAATAGACACTCTCTACCCTGCCCTAAAAAAACGAAGATTAAATCAATACTCAAAATTTGAAAGTGTTGAAATACCTGAGATTGTTTCGGACACTATATTGGTTGATCAAATTTCAATAGTTGGCTCTATTAGAAGTACATTAGTAAGCTATAGTAAAGTGTTTGATAAAATAAGAAACATATTTGCTAAAACTCCTACAGCAAAGGCTAAAGCGTTTGCAGCAGGACGTTTCTCATATAATGGCAAGGAAGGAAGATGCAACATCTGCGAAGGTAAAGGAATAAGAAAAATTGCAATGCACTTCTTATCCGATATGGAAATAGTTTGTGAGGCTTGCGGTGGTAAAAGATATAATGATGAAACTTTGTCTGTAAGATTCAAATCTTTAAATATAGCCGAAGTATTAGAATTAACAGTTGATGAGGCAATAGAGTTTTTTGACTTCGACAAATCAATTGTAAAAACACTTTCCATAATGAGCGAGGTTGGACTCGGTTATATAAAACTCTCTCAAAGGCTTGATACTTTCTCTGGCGGTGAATTACAGCGTTTGAAACTTGCTACAGAATTAGCAAAAAAACAAGGCGATGAGCATATAGTTTACATATTAGATGAACCTACTACAGGGCTTCATTTTGATGATGTTAATAAACTTCTTATAGCTTTAAACAAATTAGTAGAAAAAGGACATAGCGTTATAATAATAGAGCATAATCCTGATGTTATAAAAGCTGCTGACTATATAATTGATTTAGGATTAGAGGGAGGCACTAATGGAGGAGAAATCATTGCAAAAGGTACTGTCGAAGAGATTTTAGAGATGAAAAAAGGCTACACTTGGAAGTATATTTAG
- a CDS encoding tetratricopeptide repeat protein yields MTIYIIVFIVVFCILLFIASKILPKLYSKYVQSDMDRVNNFIAAEKYDLAIKKLRDIQSKSHNRSSKMYKIIGDCYYKMGEYPFAIVEYRHAIDTGDDAPETVISLGKSLNAIGRKEESLAQFLSLLKLGGEYKVNVSIEIGKIYYENGQYNTAFQFFENALENDSTNKEALKYKAYCYVSAGNYNEAIVIMNGIINKYPNDPALNYNLGRAYKGKSDCKNAIKHYKISSKDREYAIKSLYEIALCYIELNNIEFAIKYLEMAIAYDGIDRELNLAILYQLSECYSRMENINKAIEFLENIIIIDPNYKDAEKKLAEYKESRYSDNIKSFFKLDENEFADLALKIVASMNLIPYSLKTTDKKYVIIFAKDGKSVHSTKKIVFFRMSYSPIFNEELIQLYDYAVNSNIVNSVLVTCAMATPDAIRYAAMSRIDIVGIKRLESLVEKSTFTSVPVGVTRSEEKLDWIV; encoded by the coding sequence ATGACTATTTATATTATAGTATTTATTGTAGTATTTTGTATATTGCTTTTTATTGCAAGTAAAATACTTCCAAAATTGTATTCAAAATATGTCCAGTCCGATATGGATAGAGTAAATAACTTTATAGCAGCGGAAAAATATGATTTAGCGATAAAAAAATTAAGAGATATACAGTCAAAATCTCATAATAGATCTTCTAAGATGTATAAAATTATAGGAGATTGCTATTATAAAATGGGAGAATATCCTTTTGCAATAGTTGAGTATAGACATGCCATAGATACAGGTGATGATGCGCCTGAAACAGTAATATCTTTAGGTAAATCTTTAAATGCTATAGGAAGAAAAGAAGAATCATTGGCTCAGTTTTTATCTTTATTAAAATTGGGCGGAGAGTATAAAGTAAATGTTTCTATAGAAATAGGCAAGATATACTATGAGAATGGGCAATACAATACTGCTTTTCAATTTTTTGAGAATGCCTTAGAGAATGATTCTACAAATAAAGAGGCTTTAAAATATAAGGCATATTGTTATGTTAGTGCTGGTAACTATAATGAAGCTATAGTTATAATGAATGGTATTATAAACAAATATCCTAATGACCCTGCTTTGAATTATAATTTAGGACGTGCTTATAAAGGTAAATCTGACTGTAAAAATGCTATTAAGCATTATAAAATATCAAGCAAAGATAGAGAGTATGCTATTAAATCTTTGTATGAGATTGCTTTATGTTATATAGAATTAAATAATATAGAGTTTGCTATTAAATATTTGGAAATGGCTATTGCTTATGACGGTATTGATAGAGAATTGAATTTAGCTATATTATATCAATTATCCGAATGCTACAGCAGAATGGAAAATATTAATAAAGCTATAGAGTTCTTAGAAAATATCATTATAATAGACCCAAATTACAAAGATGCTGAGAAAAAATTGGCCGAATATAAAGAGTCAAGATATAGTGATAATATTAAAAGTTTCTTTAAGCTTGATGAAAATGAATTTGCTGATTTGGCATTAAAAATAGTAGCGTCTATGAATTTAATTCCATATTCATTGAAGACTACAGATAAAAAATATGTGATAATTTTTGCTAAAGACGGTAAGAGTGTACATTCTACTAAAAAAATAGTTTTCTTTAGAATGTCTTATAGTCCTATATTTAATGAAGAGCTTATACAGTTGTATGATTATGCGGTTAATTCTAACATCGTTAATTCTGTGCTTGTGACTTGTGCTATGGCTACTCCTGATGCTATAAGATATGCTGCTATGTCTAGGATTGATATAGTTGGTATTAAACGTTTAGAGAGTTTAGTAGAGAAGTCTACATTTACAAGCGTCCCTGTTGGTGTTACTAGAAGTGAAGAAAAATTAGACTGGATTGTATAA
- a CDS encoding PadR family transcriptional regulator yields the protein MGVLKYAILGLLNKKSMTGYDITKEFEEALCEFWSAKHSQIYPELKNLHEHGMVEYKIEISGTVLEKKLYSITELGKKDFMKWLGSKIDIPPTFKDEFRLQLFFSDFLSEKNREELIINHLNQHRDRLEYLINSQKKFGSIPEKNTNAFSDYLVLMGAIMREENTCRWLEKCLELCSK from the coding sequence ATGGGAGTGCTAAAGTACGCTATATTGGGGCTTTTGAATAAAAAAAGCATGACAGGATATGATATTACAAAAGAATTTGAAGAGGCTTTGTGTGAATTTTGGAGTGCAAAACATAGTCAAATATATCCAGAATTAAAAAACCTTCATGAGCATGGTATGGTAGAATATAAAATAGAGATATCAGGTACTGTTCTCGAAAAAAAGTTATATTCAATAACAGAACTTGGTAAAAAGGATTTTATGAAATGGCTTGGATCAAAAATAGATATTCCGCCTACTTTTAAAGATGAGTTTAGACTGCAGTTATTTTTTTCAGACTTTTTATCAGAAAAGAATAGAGAAGAATTGATTATAAACCATCTTAATCAGCATAGAGATAGATTAGAGTATTTAATAAACAGCCAAAAGAAGTTTGGTTCTATTCCAGAAAAAAATACGAATGCTTTCAGCGATTATTTGGTATTAATGGGGGCTATTATGCGTGAAGAGAATACTTGCAGGTGGCTTGAGAAATGCTTGGAGCTGTGCAGTAAATAA